From the genome of Labrus mixtus chromosome 17, fLabMix1.1, whole genome shotgun sequence:
aacaaagactatgTACAAGTCTAAATAAGACAATAATCTATTGAGGAATACTACAAACAGGGGAAGCAAGGGTGACataaagttataaaataatTCCTCCTCTGTCATGGCTCAGATTTGTTTGTTGCTTCCCTGCTGCTTTCAGATCTGATGCAACTACCTCAGTGATAATGTTAAATGTCATTGGTTGCTATAGTAGCaatctacccccccccccccccccccccccaagagtAATAAAGCAATCTTTCCTATGTCTGCTATAAAGCCTTGTGGTCATTATTTCTTACTTTGATCACATTCAGTGAATCTAAGTCCAGTTCTAGTGAAGTGTTGCCACTGAAGTAATTATCTCTATATTGTGCTTTGAGAAGGTCAGAACACAAGTTTGATTTGATGTATACAATTTTGACAGGTACAGCAGTGCTCTGCAGGACCACAGCAATGAGGTAGTGGAGCTATTTCAACAAatacaagttttaaaaagtagTTTTACTTCTCACACATTAAGGGGAGGAGACTTTTACAACTTCTTGGTCtgctaatgttttgttttttttcatttattttttaatttcgaacatgttttaaaaataaaataaatatatacattacaaacaaagcaaacagcaatcAAACCATACTTTCTGTAGTGGCTCGATTATTTTTCCTTAAGCAGTCCATGTTCGAAAAGGGTGtaggatgaagttaaataacttaTCCATTCCTaccccttttatctttttagcttaataaattaatccaagactaagctttcaaaaataaagttgaataatACAGATAACGAAGTAACAAAAGCATCAGATATAatgtattacacacattaattgGTAGATGGTACAGACCTTACAACTGATATTGATTCAATTTTTCCCATTGACTGCTCAATTTTATAttgttaaatatgttattcttgaaactgtgtttaaactgtcctaatgttttacatgttttcatttcatcactgcAGCTGTTCCATAAATGAACACCCTTCGTTGTAATACAGTGTAGTTTCATGTTGGTCCTTACTGCTGGTTTATTTAACATAAATATTCCTCTGAGATTGTGTTTACTGTCCCTCTGCTGAAAAAACTTTTGGATACTGTTCGGTATctgatcatttttaactttgtacATGATTTGAGTGGTTTTAAAGTCGACCAAGTCCTtaagtttcagtgttttcagtttgatgaaGAGTGGGTTGGTTGGTTCTCTGTAGTTGGAGTTAGTTATAATTCTTATGGCTCTTTTCTGGAGAATAAAGATTGGTTTCAATATGCATTGTGATTGGTACCACCATATATTGTTTAACTACCTTATGTGTCCTTTCCTAAAAGcaagtgtttgttttagaaAACAAGGTAGGTCTGGAAACCTTTTTCTTCAGTCGTTTATGTGTCGTTTTATCGACATTGAGTGAGAGGAATAATCTTATCGTTTAAACATTTAATGGCTTTGCAGGATGTTAAAGCTTGTTTCATAACCTGTAAATCTTTTGAGGAGAAAAACTGCTTTAGCCTTGTTGATGctcaaataaagattgaattaGTCTCATGTTTAAACTCTCAGGGCTTTTTGTCTGAACTTCATTAGTTTTACAGTCTCTTGTAACCAGCCAACAGACGGTGAGCGCGTCTGCACGCTCCAGTCACCGATAGGCTCGTATTGGTCACATGCGCTCTTCCTTATTCCACTGAGGACTTGCTTTATAGCCTTCAGCCCCCATACAGTGAGCGATCAAACAGAATCACAGGACTACTGCTCGTCTTCGATCGGCTTGTCTCATCTTTGTTTTAAGCTGGGACCGGAAAATGGGGAGATTTCAGCGGTTTTTCTGAAGCTTCTGCTGAATCTTACTGACATCCTGAACGTTTCAACTGGTGTTTGGATTCTGACACGATGTCAGGATTTTGGACAGAGACAGGGTGGTGTGCTTTCATTTcagcgtgatttttttttctcccactcaGATGATTCAACAGCCTGAGCGAAGTGAATAATCTCACAGCTGAAGTGTTTTATTGCTTTAAACTTTTAGCTTTTAAATGTCACTAaagatgaatgaatggaaaggATCCAGAGAACATGGTTTTCAATGATGACaccttgtttttcattttttccaaaCGCAGCGCTTCACATTCTAACGCTAAAGCTGTTGGTTTGGAtgaagtgtgtttgttgtgatgcGTCTATCCTCCGTTTCCACTGACACCAGTTTGGATTTTTCCTTTTGGATCTGTGCGTTTCCAGAATGGCTCGCTTCGCAGAAGATCTACCCACCCGCTATGGAGGAAGCGCAGCCGgcggagggagaggaggacCACCGGGCGCTGGGCGAGGGGGAGCCCGGGGTGGTGGCGCTCCGGGTGGCCAGAGGGTGTACAAGCAGTCGATGGCCCAGAGAGCCCGGACTATGGCCATTTACAACCCGAACCCTGTCAAACAAAACTGCCTCACTGTCAACCGCTCCCTCTTCATCTTCCGTGAGGACAATCTCATCAGGAAGTATGCCAAGCGAATAACAGAGTGGCCATATCCTTTCTGACGCACAGAGCAGGTGCATCTGTAGCCatgagcaacacacacatgcacacatgaaaagcagaacaaaataatcacattcAGGTCTGTTTGCAAATATGTTCAACTTGGttctaacatgttttttgttattttggtttATGTTATATTCCCGCCCTTGTTGATGGATTACCGGTTATTTGAGCCTGTAGAGCAGCCACAGGGGTGTCGGTCTTTACATCTCTACGCGCAGCACTGCCTGCACCTGTCGCGCTTCTTATCTCTGTTCCACATGACAGAAAGATGTTTTCTCAATTGGTGCGGGCAGTGAAAAGAACAGCCGCCCTTTGTGATTCCTCTTCTATTCCCTGCTCAATATAGAGCCCCTAGGCGTCTTCATCGACTGATAAGTTCTTTTGTTAAAACATCAGCTGTAAACTGTCAAGCGGGCACGGACAGCATCCCCAGCGTTAGAACATAACGATCAAACATCGGTATTGATTGACGCAACTGGACGTCAATGAAAAGCTGCGTGCGTAAAAGTGCACTGTCGTGGTAGACTGAGCTTCACATTACGCCGTCTTCAGTCAGGTAATTCTTAAGAAAAAATGCAGTTTATTTTGGTAGAAGGAGAAAGCTGGTTCAGGGCTGAAGTACCGCCTCGTTGTCTTAGTTAGGAGctctctccatggtgctgaagtCGCCCACGCTCACCGCTGCACGCCACTCACTGCAAAAACATGCCCACTCCAATGAGTCGAGTCATGGTCATTCTCCaagctttgtgttttctcttttaattgAAATGAAATACTCTGCAAGAGGATCATTATTAGGAAAGCGTTCAATCCAA
Proteins encoded in this window:
- the LOC132992625 gene encoding voltage-dependent P/Q-type calcium channel subunit alpha-1A-like, whose translation is MARFAEDLPTRYGGSAAGGGRGGPPGAGRGGARGGGAPGGQRVYKQSMAQRARTMAIYNPNPVKQNCLTVNRSLFIFREDNLIRKYAKRITEWPYPF